In the Silvanigrella aquatica genome, ACCTGCATATGATTATGTTTTACAAGCTTCACATGCGTTTAATTTGCTGGATGCGCGTGGTGCTATTTCTGTTACAGAAAGACAACGTTACATAGGTCGCGTTCGTGATTGTGCTAAAAAGTGTGCGGTACAATACCGCGCAGCAAGGGAAAAACTTGGTTTTCCTATGTTAAATAGACTCGATACGGACGCAAGAAAACCCATTTACCGTAATGGAATTATTTATAATGTAACAGAAAATAAAGAAACAAATCATTATAAAAATATTTCTGACTTTGCAAACAAAGAAAAAATAAATGTTTTATTTGAATTGGGCGTCGAAGAAATGCCTCCAAGCTTTCAATTAAATGCAAAAGCAGAATTGGAACAAAAAATTCATGAGTTTGTGAATTTAGAGAAATTAAATTGGATTGAAATTAAGGATAATATTAAAGATTTACCTAAAGCCATTCATGGTGGGTATAAAGTAGAAATCTCCTCAAGAAGAATTAGCATTCAGTATAACAATATTCCAAAAGAAGAAGAGTCTAAAGTTTTAGAAATTTGGGGACCTGTGGAGCGCATTGCAAAAAGCGCAGATGGTTCGCTCAGTCCTGCGGGAATGGGTTTTTGTAAGAAAAATAATATTGAACCTTCCTCTGTTACTTTTAAAACAAAGAGCGACGGTACATTTATTTATGCGCAAAAACATCTTTCAGGGCGGGATTTTCCAAGTCTTTTGTCTGAAAAATTTAAAGAATGGTGTTATGAACTTAAAGCGTCTTTAAAAATGAAATGGCTTCCTGCGGAAGTGAGTCCTCAATTTATTCGTCCTGTTCGCTGGATTGTAGCTTTAGTTGAAGATAAAGTCATACCTTTTGAAATGTTTGGATTAAATACAGGGCGCAAAACATGCGGTCAACGCATATTGCATTCTGAAGAAACGGTTATTTCATATGCAAAGGATTATGAAAATATTCTTAAAAATATTTTTGTCACTTCTTCTGTTAATGAAAGAAGAATCCACATTTCTGAAAAAGCAAATGAACTTGCTCAAAAAGTACATGGTAAACTTCAAAATGATGAATCCTTACTTCAAAAATGCGTGGGTTTATTTGAAAATCCTTCTGTATTTATTGCTGAGTTCGATAAAAAATATTTGCGTTTGCCAAAACCTCTTATTTCGAGTGTGTTACGTGAGCACATGAATTATTTTTCAGTAGAAACAACGGATGGAAAAGAATTATTACCTTATTATATTGGTGCTGCAAACTACAAATGTAACAACGAAAAAGAGATGATTGAAGGAACCAAAACAGTTGTTATAGGCAGACTTGAAGATGGCGCCTTTTATTATGACACTGATTTGAAAACTCCCATTTCCGAATTTCGCAATCGCTTAAGCAATCAATTGTTTCAAGCAGGAATGGGATCGTTGTTAGATAAGACGGAACGATTAAAGAAAATAGTAGCTTTAATTGCCCATGAATTACCACAAAAATTAGATATTTCTATTGTTGAAAAAGCGGCAGAATTATGTAAGGCCGATTTAAAATCAGGTTGTGTGCAAGAATTTCCCGATGAGATGCAAGGCGTCATGGGCGGTATTTTAGCAAGGGAACAAAATGTTTTAAATAATCAAGAAAAATCGAACATTGCTGCACGAGCTATTGAGCAGCATTATATGCCAGTGGGAGCTCAATCTCCACTTCCATCATCGCAAGAAGCTGTTATATTATCCCTTGCAGATAAAATCGACTCCTTATGTATGATGATTTGTCACGGCGCTGAAGTTAAAGGCAATAAAGATCCTTTTGGAATGAGGCGATTGGCATTAAGTGTTGCTCGTTTATTAGGAATAAAAGGCGAAGACAATAGCATTTCCGTTTCTTTAGAAAGAGTTGTTGATATTTGCCTTTCTGTTATTTCTGAAAATAATAACGTGACAAAAGAAAATAAATTAAAAATTCATTCTTTTATTTTAGATCGTATGAAAGCAGCATTGGATGGCGAATTTGATCCGCGTTCAGTAGAAGCCCTTTCTGTTCAGCTTATTCAAGAGCCGTTATATAAAGTAAGAATATTTGCAAATGAAATTGCAAAAGCACTGAGTCAATCTGGTCAGGGCTCATTAATGGAAGCTTTAATTCCATATAAGCGCGCAAAAAACCTAACTCAGGGATGGAATTCTGCGGAAGTTAATATTTCATTATTCAAAACCCAAGAAGAAATAACATTGTACGAAAAATTAACAGGCCTTGAGGTAAGAATTCAATCTCATATAAAAAATGCAGATTACAAGCAAGTTCTTATTTCTCTTGCGAGTCTGACAGAACCAATGGCTATCTTTTTTGCAAATGTCATGGTAAATGATCCTGATGAAAAATTAAAAAAGAACAGACTCTGTCTACTAATGAAAATATGTTCTTTGTACGAAGATGTAGCCGATTTTTCACTTATTCAGGTACAATGATTTATGACTAGTGTAAAAAGTTATCAAACGTATGGGAATGTTAAAGTAATTGAGCAAAAAAATGCAATTGCTTTAACAATTGGAAATTTTGATGGAGTTCATTTAGGGCATTGTTACCTTATAAATGAATTAAAAAAAATATCAAATCATAATCCCATTGTTGTTTTGACGTTTGATCCACATCCTGTTGCCTATTTTTCTGCAGATAACCCTAAACCACTTCTAAATACTTTATCGGATAAAATAGAATTATTAAGAAAATCTGGTGTGGATGCTGTTATTGTTCAAAAATTTACAAAAGAGTTTTCGTTATTATCTGCAGATGAATTTTGTAATTGGCTAAAGCAAAATTTTAATATTAGCGCAGTTATGCTTGGTCATGATTTTTGTTATGGTAAGCAACGGAAAGGTAATTTTGAGCACATGAAAGCTTTCGCGGAAAAAGAACATTGGGATATTAGGCAAACTCCTGCATTTAAGTTATACGAAGATCAAGTAGTCTCATCATCTTTTGTTAGACAAGTTATTGCACAAGGACAAGCCGAAGAAGTTGAAAAACTTTTAAGTCGTCCTTATTTTCTTCCAGGAGTGGTCGTCAAGGGCGATCAGCGCGGCCGATTGATGGGTTTTCCTACGGCAAATTTAGAGCTGGATGATGCACTTGTTATTCCAAAATATGGTGTTTATGCTTGTTACGTTGAAATTGATTCCGATGGTGTTTTACTACCTGCTGTCATGAATTGTGGAGTAAGGCCTACAATTGCAAGTGGCTTAAAATTGCAAATTGAGGCACATATTCTCGATTTTTCAGATGACATTTATTCACGAAAAGTGAAATTTCATTTGAAAAAATTTATTAGGGGTGAAATGAAGTTTACTGGGATTGAGCAACTTAAAGAACAAATAGCAAAGGATGTGCAAGAAGCACGATCATTTTTTATGGATAATCGCAATGACAAAGTTAATCAGTTCTGAAAAAAATATAGAAAAAATATTACCCCATTTTATTACGCATCAAACACCTAAAGAATTTTCAGTTCATAAACAAATACCTCTTGATGATCCCGATCTTTATATTAATCGGGAAATTTCTTGGCTTTCATTTAATGAAAGAGTATTAACGGAAGCTGAAAATAAAACGGTTCCTTTACTAGAACGTCTTAAGTTTTGTGTTATTTTTTCATCTAATCTTGACGAGTTTTTTATGGTCAGGCTTTCGGGTTTATTAAGGCTTGTGGCTCAGCCAAGTGCTCATGATTATGATGATGAAGAATCTGAAGAAACACTTGATGAAGTGGCTATAAAAGTAAGAGGATTATTAAAGCGAATTTCTAAATGTCTGCATTCTCAAATATTGCCTGAGTTAGCAAATTATAATATTTCAATTGCAGAAGTAACAGAATTAACTCGCACAGAAGAAGAAAAACTCGATTCTCATTTTGAAAGCCAAGTTTTTCCTGTTTTAACTCCTCTTGCGATAGACCCTGCTCACCCATTTCCATATTTATCAAATTTATCCTTATATTTAGCGGTGACATTTGAAGGTATTTCTGAAAATGGAGAGCCCCTACTCGCATTGGTTGAAATTCCGCAAAAAATTTCACGGCTCATTCCTATTTCGCAGAAAACATATAAGCATAGATATTTTTTATTAGATGAACTTATTAAAAACTATATGCCTTCCTTGTTTCCTTGGACTAAAGTAACAGGGGCTTATGCTTTTCGGGTAACAAGAAATCTTGATTATCAATTACTAGATAATGAAGTTAAAGATTTAATGAAATCTATTGAATTTGAGTTAAAAGATCGCGAGCAAAAAGAAGTTGTTCGTTTAGAATACGAAAAAAATATGCCCGATTGGTTACGCAACAAACTCGCCGCTGTTCTTGATCTCGATTCTTCTGATTTATATGAAATTGAAGGCATGATTAATATTCGTGATTTAGCTCCTCTTTTAAAAATAGAAAGAGTAGACTCACATTTAAAAGATGCGGCTTTTAATCCTCGTTTAAATTTAAATTTAGCCGATGCAAATAGAGATATTTTTGAAATTATTCGTGAGCGTGATATTTTATTGCATCATCCTTATGATTCGTTTGCCAGTGTCCTCGATTTTTTAAGAAGTGCTGCAAAGGATGATAAAGTTTTAGCGATCAAACAAACACTTTATCGTTCTGGGGGCGACTCTCCTATAATTGAAGCGCTTTCAAATGCGGCGGAGCGTGGCAAGCAAGTTACTGTTGTTGTGGAATTAAAAGCACGCTTTGATGAAGCAAATAATATAGAATGGGCAAAAAAATTAGAACGTGCTGGTGCCCATGTTGTTTTTGGATTTATCGATTTAAAAACTCATGTAAAATGTACATTAGTCGTTCGCAAAGAAAAAAATAATTATCTGCAAAAATATGTGCATTTATCAACGGGTAACTACAACAGTTCAACTGCAAAACTTTATACAGATATTGGTCATTTGACTTCGGATCCTATTATATGTGATGATATTGCAAATTTATTTAATTTTATAACAGGCTTTAATATTCTTCGCGATCAGGATATTACAAGCTTAAAAATTCCTCATTTTGAAAAAATTAAAGTTGCACCATTCCGTCTACGTGAACAAATTATTCAAATGATTGATACTGAAAAAAGAAAACATTCTAAAGAAAACCCAGGTCATATTATTTTTAAAATGAATTCTTTAGTTGATATTAAATTATGTCAGGCTCTTTATCGCGCAAGTCAAAAGGGTGTTAAAATTGACTTAATTATTCGGGGTGTTTGTATTTTAAAACCTGACATTATTGGTGTCTCTGAAAATATCAGTGTGATTAGTGTCATTGATCGGTATTTGGAGCACTCAAGAATATATTGGTTTAAAAATGGCGGTGATCCCATTATTTATTGTGGTAGCGCCGATTTAATGGAAAGAAATTTGGACAGGCGTATTGAGGTGCTTTGGCCGATAGAAG is a window encoding:
- the glyS gene encoding glycine--tRNA ligase subunit beta; the protein is MEIKNFQEFIIALCNYWVDHGCIWSQPYDANMGAGTFHPHTFLKGVGPEPWRSVYVQPCRRPVDGRYGKSPYRFQHYYQLQVLLKPSPSNIVDIFLKSLEHVGVNLKNNDIGLLEDDWKGPTLGAWGLGWEIRANGQEVTQFTYFQQLGGLDIDVVCGEITYGLERLFMYSKGYHNALDMPFNDHFTYGDIFYQNEYEFSHFNFNEADTGELFRHFEKCEEKVAQLCEKDLVLPAYDYVLQASHAFNLLDARGAISVTERQRYIGRVRDCAKKCAVQYRAAREKLGFPMLNRLDTDARKPIYRNGIIYNVTENKETNHYKNISDFANKEKINVLFELGVEEMPPSFQLNAKAELEQKIHEFVNLEKLNWIEIKDNIKDLPKAIHGGYKVEISSRRISIQYNNIPKEEESKVLEIWGPVERIAKSADGSLSPAGMGFCKKNNIEPSSVTFKTKSDGTFIYAQKHLSGRDFPSLLSEKFKEWCYELKASLKMKWLPAEVSPQFIRPVRWIVALVEDKVIPFEMFGLNTGRKTCGQRILHSEETVISYAKDYENILKNIFVTSSVNERRIHISEKANELAQKVHGKLQNDESLLQKCVGLFENPSVFIAEFDKKYLRLPKPLISSVLREHMNYFSVETTDGKELLPYYIGAANYKCNNEKEMIEGTKTVVIGRLEDGAFYYDTDLKTPISEFRNRLSNQLFQAGMGSLLDKTERLKKIVALIAHELPQKLDISIVEKAAELCKADLKSGCVQEFPDEMQGVMGGILAREQNVLNNQEKSNIAARAIEQHYMPVGAQSPLPSSQEAVILSLADKIDSLCMMICHGAEVKGNKDPFGMRRLALSVARLLGIKGEDNSISVSLERVVDICLSVISENNNVTKENKLKIHSFILDRMKAALDGEFDPRSVEALSVQLIQEPLYKVRIFANEIAKALSQSGQGSLMEALIPYKRAKNLTQGWNSAEVNISLFKTQEEITLYEKLTGLEVRIQSHIKNADYKQVLISLASLTEPMAIFFANVMVNDPDEKLKKNRLCLLMKICSLYEDVADFSLIQVQ
- a CDS encoding bifunctional riboflavin kinase/FAD synthetase → MTSVKSYQTYGNVKVIEQKNAIALTIGNFDGVHLGHCYLINELKKISNHNPIVVLTFDPHPVAYFSADNPKPLLNTLSDKIELLRKSGVDAVIVQKFTKEFSLLSADEFCNWLKQNFNISAVMLGHDFCYGKQRKGNFEHMKAFAEKEHWDIRQTPAFKLYEDQVVSSSFVRQVIAQGQAEEVEKLLSRPYFLPGVVVKGDQRGRLMGFPTANLELDDALVIPKYGVYACYVEIDSDGVLLPAVMNCGVRPTIASGLKLQIEAHILDFSDDIYSRKVKFHLKKFIRGEMKFTGIEQLKEQIAKDVQEARSFFMDNRNDKVNQF
- the ppk1 gene encoding polyphosphate kinase 1, yielding MTKLISSEKNIEKILPHFITHQTPKEFSVHKQIPLDDPDLYINREISWLSFNERVLTEAENKTVPLLERLKFCVIFSSNLDEFFMVRLSGLLRLVAQPSAHDYDDEESEETLDEVAIKVRGLLKRISKCLHSQILPELANYNISIAEVTELTRTEEEKLDSHFESQVFPVLTPLAIDPAHPFPYLSNLSLYLAVTFEGISENGEPLLALVEIPQKISRLIPISQKTYKHRYFLLDELIKNYMPSLFPWTKVTGAYAFRVTRNLDYQLLDNEVKDLMKSIEFELKDREQKEVVRLEYEKNMPDWLRNKLAAVLDLDSSDLYEIEGMINIRDLAPLLKIERVDSHLKDAAFNPRLNLNLADANRDIFEIIRERDILLHHPYDSFASVLDFLRSAAKDDKVLAIKQTLYRSGGDSPIIEALSNAAERGKQVTVVVELKARFDEANNIEWAKKLERAGAHVVFGFIDLKTHVKCTLVVRKEKNNYLQKYVHLSTGNYNSSTAKLYTDIGHLTSDPIICDDIANLFNFITGFNILRDQDITSLKIPHFEKIKVAPFRLREQIIQMIDTEKRKHSKENPGHIIFKMNSLVDIKLCQALYRASQKGVKIDLIIRGVCILKPDIIGVSENISVISVIDRYLEHSRIYWFKNGGDPIIYCGSADLMERNLDRRIEVLWPIEASELKSKLTNILNNYLLDNCKSHEMQCDGTYIRNQPLPNEKVFRCQDKFIENARRYGIKSIAYDLAIKPLLEKKDFDRIPERFIPSLVVEEIKPKNIKKKKKK